Below is a window of Effusibacillus lacus DNA.
CGAACTTCGTTGCACAACATGAACCGCCGTATACCGAACGGTACGTACGGTGGTGTGAGAGGACGGGGGCTAGCCACCCCCTCCTACTCTATTTTGGAGGAATGGCTGTGATCGAGCTACTGGACCTGTACAAAGAGTACAAAACACGTCAAGGGGTTGTAGTTGGCGTAAACCATGTAAGCCTTAAGATTGAGCAGGGTGAAATTTTCGGGATTGTAGGCTACAGCGGGGCGGGAAAGAGCTCCCTGATACGCTGCATTAACCTTTTGGAGCGCCCTACGTCGGGATCTGTCAGGGTTAACGGAATGGATTTGACCAGGTTGAATGCAGCAGATCTGCGTCAGGCCCGGCAGANNNNNNNNNNNNNNNNNNNNNNNNNNNNNNNNNNNNNNNNNNNNNNNNNNNNNNNNNNNNNNNNNNNNNNNNNNNNNNNNNNNNNNNNNNNGATCGGCATGATCTTTCAGCATTTCAACCTAAACAGCAGCCGGACTGTCTTTCAGAATGTGGCGTTTGCTCTGAAAGCTGCGGGAAAATCAAAGGCTGAAATCCAGAAGCGGGTGCCCGAACTTCTTAAATTGGTCGGCTTATCGGATAAAGCCGACCAATATCCCAGCCAGCTGAGTGGAGGACAGAAACAGAGGGTGGGAATTGCCCGGGCCCTGGCCAATGACCCGCACGTTTTGCTGTGTGATGAAGCAACTTCGGCCCTTGACCCCAAGACTACCAAATCGATATTGAATCTCTTGAAAGAAATCAATGAAACACTGGGTCTGACGATTGTGCTGATTACTCATGAGATGGAAGTCATCAAAGAAATCTGCCATCGGGTGGCCGTCATGAAGGACGGGGAAGTGATTGAGGTTGGACACGTCTACGATATTTTCGCCAATCCCAAACAGGCTTTGACAAAGGAATTTATTGATACGGTGCTCGACTTTGAGCTTCCGCAGCAGATCCTGAGAAACCGCAATCCACAGGGTGTACTTGTGAAGATCCAGTTTAAAGGGCAGATAGCCGAAGAAAGCATTGTATCCGATGTCTTGCAATCTTGTGACATAAGAGGAAACATCATCCACGGAAAAATCGAATATATCCAAAACGTGCCGCTCGGAATTTTCATTATGGAAATTACGGGGCAACCGGCCGAAATTGAAAAAGCTCTGCAGTTGCTAAGGGAGAGAACATCCGAGCTGGAGGTGATCACCAATGTCTTTAACAAAGATTCTTGAGCTCATGCCGGATCTGATCAAAGCGTTTAACGAGACCATGTATATGGTGGGAATATCCCTGACCATAGCCATCCTGCTTGGCATTCCACTCGGCATCTTGCTGTTCGTCACTGACAAGGGGCTTTTCTTCGAAAACCGTTTGGTCAATCTGCTTCTGGGGACTCTCGCTAACATTGTCCGATCGGTTCCG
It encodes the following:
- a CDS encoding ATP-binding cassette domain-containing protein; the encoded protein is MIELLDLYKEYKTRQGVVVGVNHVSLKIEQGEIFGIVGYSGAGKSSLIRCINLLERPTSGSVRVNGMDLTRLNAADLRQARQ
- a CDS encoding methionine ABC transporter ATP-binding protein, which codes for IGMIFQHFNLNSSRTVFQNVAFALKAAGKSKAEIQKRVPELLKLVGLSDKADQYPSQLSGGQKQRVGIARALANDPHVLLCDEATSALDPKTTKSILNLLKEINETLGLTIVLITHEMEVIKEICHRVAVMKDGEVIEVGHVYDIFANPKQALTKEFIDTVLDFELPQQILRNRNPQGVLVKIQFKGQIAEESIVSDVLQSCDIRGNIIHGKIEYIQNVPLGIFIMEITGQPAEIEKALQLLRERTSELEVITNVFNKDS